In one Polynucleobacter sp. JS-JIR-5-A7 genomic region, the following are encoded:
- a CDS encoding BrnA antitoxin family protein, whose product MNVKLKNISKDWVDPDDAPELDEQWFRDAHVYVGDTLIKRGVGRPPIQNAKEMLSLRLDSDILEKLRASGKGWQTRLSKHIKEAVLKGAL is encoded by the coding sequence ATGAACGTGAAATTAAAAAATATATCGAAAGATTGGGTTGATCCGGATGACGCGCCCGAACTGGATGAGCAGTGGTTTCGAGATGCACATGTTTATGTTGGCGATACTTTAATTAAGCGAGGGGTTGGTCGCCCTCCAATTCAGAATGCAAAGGAAATGCTAAGTCTCAGATTAGATTCAGATATCTTAGAAAAATTACGTGCGAGCGGCAAAGGCTGGCAAACCCGCTTGAGTAAACATATTAAAGAGGCCGTTCTAAAGGGCGCTCTATGA
- a CDS encoding phosphomannomutase/phosphoglucomutase — protein sequence MQLSPSIFKAYDIRGIINETLDPSIAKLIGQAFGTEMRELGETEIVIGRDGRLSGPSLIEALTEGLLSTGINVIDLGMVATPMVYFGANQILDGKQPKSGIMITGSHNPPNYNGFKMVLGGAAIYGDQIQALRKRIEAKQFAAGESNKLGTRSSFDIFPMYLKYIVGDVKISRPMKIAVDCGNGVGGAFAGKLLRALGCEVQELFCEVDGHFPNHHPDPAHLENLQDLIKNLQTTDNELGLAFDGDADRLGVVTKDGQVIFPDRQMMLFAKDVLSRNPGGQIIYDVKCTRNLATWVKQHGGEPLMWKTGHSLVKAKLKETGAPLAGEMSGHIFFKDRWFGFDDGLYTAARLLEILSKEKDPSKTLNELPNAICTPELQLACAEGEPFALLDSIKANAKFPTSQSINTIDGVRVEYADGFGLARPSNTTPVVVMRFEADSEEAIKRIQAEFKAVLLAAKPDAKLPF from the coding sequence ATGCAACTCTCTCCATCTATCTTTAAGGCTTATGACATTCGCGGCATCATCAATGAAACCCTAGATCCATCGATTGCCAAACTCATTGGTCAAGCCTTTGGTACTGAGATGCGCGAGCTTGGCGAGACGGAAATTGTGATTGGTCGTGATGGTCGCTTATCTGGACCGAGCCTGATTGAAGCCTTAACTGAAGGTCTACTCTCCACTGGCATTAACGTAATTGATCTGGGTATGGTTGCTACCCCAATGGTCTACTTCGGTGCGAATCAAATCCTTGATGGTAAACAGCCCAAGTCCGGCATCATGATTACCGGTAGCCATAATCCACCAAACTACAACGGCTTCAAAATGGTTTTGGGTGGTGCTGCGATTTATGGAGATCAGATTCAGGCCTTGCGTAAACGTATTGAAGCCAAACAATTTGCTGCTGGCGAATCCAATAAACTCGGCACTCGCAGTAGCTTTGACATCTTCCCGATGTATCTCAAGTACATCGTAGGTGATGTCAAAATTTCACGCCCGATGAAAATTGCCGTCGATTGCGGTAATGGCGTAGGCGGTGCGTTTGCTGGCAAACTCTTAAGGGCTCTAGGTTGCGAAGTACAAGAGCTGTTTTGTGAAGTCGATGGTCATTTCCCCAATCATCATCCTGACCCGGCACATCTTGAGAATCTTCAGGACCTGATTAAAAATTTGCAAACCACGGATAATGAATTAGGTCTTGCCTTTGATGGTGATGCCGATCGTTTAGGTGTTGTGACTAAAGATGGTCAAGTGATTTTTCCAGATCGTCAAATGATGCTTTTTGCTAAGGATGTTCTCTCTAGGAATCCTGGCGGTCAGATTATTTATGACGTGAAATGTACCCGTAACTTAGCCACCTGGGTTAAGCAGCATGGTGGCGAGCCCTTGATGTGGAAAACGGGTCACTCCTTAGTCAAAGCAAAGCTTAAAGAAACTGGCGCACCACTAGCGGGCGAGATGTCGGGCCACATCTTCTTTAAGGACCGTTGGTTTGGTTTTGATGATGGTCTCTATACAGCTGCTCGTCTTTTAGAAATCCTCTCTAAAGAAAAAGATCCTAGCAAGACGCTCAATGAACTGCCTAATGCCATCTGCACCCCAGAACTACAGCTTGCTTGCGCAGAGGGCGAGCCATTTGCTTTGCTAGACAGTATTAAGGCCAATGCTAAGTTCCCTACCTCTCAATCGATTAATACGATCGATGGTGTACGCGTGGAATATGCCGATGGCTTTGGCTTAGCAAGGCCTTCAAATACCACCCCAGTGGTCGTGATGCGCTTTGAAGCAGATAGTGAAGAAGCGATTAAGCGTATTCAGGCAGAGTTTAAAGCTGTTCTGTTGGCTGCCAAGCCAGATGCGAAGTTGCCATTTTAG
- the fdhF gene encoding formate dehydrogenase subunit alpha, with translation MNAPTNPKELELQTVEFKLDGKTIVSYEGETILKAAKRHGIDIPHLCFKDGYRPDGNCRACVVEINGERTLAPSCCRSATPGMEVKANSERAIKSQKLVLEMLLSDMPDEGFKWVGDSKAEEQKHQHGELSTWAARMDVTVRPELKALRREKVAHDISHPAMAVNLDACIQCNRCVRACREEQVNDVIGYAMRGAHSEIVFDLNDPMGDSTCVACGECVQACPTGALMPKGLIGSQIVDRKVDSVCPFCGVGCQITYNVKDEKIVSVEGRDGPANHNRLCVKGRFGMDYIHNPQRLTKPLIRKPGVPKDESILEGKQDWSDIFREATWEEALDFAGGKLKELKDKHGLKVLAGFGSAKGSNEEAYLFQKLVRTGFGSNNVDHCTRLCHASSVAALLEGVGSGAVSNQVNDVEHSSLIFLIGSNPTANHPVAATWFKNAAKRGAKIVLCDPRMTEISKHAWRTMQFKPDTDVAMLNAMIYTIIEEGLADKDFITNRANNYEALKDNIKGYSPEAMAPICGIPPETLREVAREFATTKSAMILWGMGISQHVHGTDNARCLIALVSITGQIGKPGSGLHPLRGQNNVQGASDAGLIPMMFPNYQRVDNPEAHAWFEKFWGTPLDKKPGYTVVEIMHKITAPDSDPDKIRGMYVEGENPAMSDPDLNHARHALASLEHLVVQDIFMTETALLADVVLPASAWPEKVGTASNTDRMVQMGKKAINPPGEAKPDLWIIQEIAKRMGLNWNYPGPDAGVAAVYEEMRQAMHGAIKGITWERLEKESSVTYPCLSLEDPGRPIVFDDSFDTPDGKVKLVPADIIPANERPNTEYPFVLITGRQLEHWHTGSMTRRATILDAIEPMATVSMHGEDMTQLGVSAGDVITVQSRRGEVGIHVRRDDGTPRGVIFIPFAYYEAAANLITNSALDPFGKIPEFKYCAVKLSKGGEVAKIMGYGTNAPNGPELTVNI, from the coding sequence AAGAACTCGAACTCCAAACTGTTGAGTTCAAGCTCGACGGCAAGACGATAGTTTCTTATGAAGGCGAAACGATTCTCAAGGCTGCAAAACGTCATGGGATTGATATTCCCCATCTCTGTTTCAAAGATGGCTATCGTCCTGACGGTAACTGCCGTGCTTGCGTTGTGGAAATCAATGGTGAACGTACCTTGGCTCCTAGTTGCTGCAGAAGCGCTACGCCAGGCATGGAAGTTAAAGCCAATAGCGAGCGCGCTATAAAAAGTCAAAAACTGGTACTGGAGATGTTGCTCTCCGATATGCCTGATGAAGGTTTTAAGTGGGTTGGTGATAGCAAAGCAGAAGAACAAAAGCATCAACATGGTGAGCTCAGTACTTGGGCTGCGCGGATGGATGTCACAGTGCGCCCAGAGCTGAAAGCCTTACGGCGTGAAAAAGTTGCTCACGATATTTCCCATCCAGCAATGGCAGTTAATCTGGATGCCTGTATTCAATGTAATCGTTGCGTGCGTGCATGCCGTGAAGAGCAGGTCAATGATGTCATTGGCTATGCGATGCGTGGGGCTCACAGCGAGATTGTGTTTGATCTCAATGATCCAATGGGTGATAGCACTTGCGTTGCCTGTGGCGAGTGTGTACAAGCATGTCCTACTGGTGCATTGATGCCAAAAGGTTTAATTGGCTCACAAATAGTAGATCGCAAAGTGGATTCTGTATGTCCATTTTGTGGCGTGGGTTGCCAGATAACTTACAACGTCAAAGATGAAAAGATTGTGAGTGTTGAGGGTCGCGATGGCCCAGCCAACCATAATCGTTTATGCGTCAAGGGCCGCTTCGGCATGGATTACATCCATAATCCACAGCGCTTAACAAAACCACTCATTCGCAAACCAGGCGTTCCTAAAGATGAATCCATTCTAGAAGGCAAGCAAGACTGGTCAGATATCTTCCGTGAAGCGACTTGGGAAGAAGCTTTAGATTTTGCTGGCGGCAAGCTCAAAGAGTTAAAAGATAAGCACGGCCTTAAAGTCTTGGCTGGCTTCGGCTCTGCTAAAGGCAGTAATGAAGAGGCGTATTTATTTCAGAAATTGGTTCGTACTGGATTTGGTAGTAACAATGTTGATCACTGCACTCGTCTTTGCCATGCCTCATCTGTTGCGGCGTTATTGGAAGGTGTTGGTTCGGGCGCTGTTAGTAACCAAGTCAATGATGTTGAGCACTCCAGCTTGATTTTCTTGATTGGATCAAACCCAACAGCCAATCATCCTGTCGCTGCAACTTGGTTTAAGAATGCGGCTAAACGCGGTGCCAAGATTGTGCTGTGCGATCCTCGTATGACCGAGATCAGTAAACATGCTTGGCGCACCATGCAGTTCAAGCCAGATACCGATGTGGCAATGCTCAATGCCATGATCTATACGATTATTGAAGAAGGCTTGGCGGACAAAGACTTCATTACGAATCGTGCCAATAATTATGAAGCGCTAAAAGACAATATCAAGGGCTATAGCCCTGAAGCTATGGCGCCGATCTGCGGTATTCCACCCGAAACTCTGCGTGAAGTGGCTAGAGAGTTTGCCACTACAAAATCAGCGATGATTTTGTGGGGTATGGGTATTAGCCAGCACGTTCATGGCACAGATAATGCACGTTGCTTAATCGCCTTGGTGAGTATCACCGGCCAAATTGGTAAGCCTGGCTCAGGACTGCATCCACTGCGCGGTCAAAATAACGTGCAGGGTGCTAGTGATGCTGGTTTGATTCCGATGATGTTCCCTAACTATCAACGAGTTGATAATCCAGAAGCGCATGCTTGGTTTGAAAAATTCTGGGGAACGCCTCTTGATAAGAAGCCTGGCTATACCGTGGTAGAGATCATGCATAAGATTACTGCGCCTGATAGTGATCCAGATAAAATTCGCGGTATGTATGTCGAGGGTGAAAACCCAGCAATGAGCGACCCCGATCTTAATCATGCTCGCCATGCACTAGCCTCTCTAGAGCATTTGGTAGTGCAGGATATCTTTATGACTGAAACCGCATTGCTCGCTGACGTTGTTTTACCTGCAAGTGCTTGGCCTGAGAAGGTCGGTACTGCAAGCAATACGGACCGTATGGTGCAGATGGGTAAAAAAGCAATCAATCCTCCTGGCGAAGCTAAGCCTGATCTGTGGATCATCCAAGAGATTGCTAAGCGTATGGGCCTCAATTGGAATTACCCAGGTCCTGATGCTGGAGTTGCAGCAGTCTATGAAGAAATGCGTCAAGCAATGCATGGCGCGATTAAAGGCATTACTTGGGAGCGACTTGAAAAAGAATCGAGTGTCACTTATCCTTGTTTATCACTTGAAGATCCTGGTCGTCCAATTGTCTTTGATGATTCTTTTGATACTCCTGACGGCAAAGTCAAACTCGTTCCTGCGGATATCATTCCTGCAAATGAACGTCCCAATACTGAATATCCATTTGTACTGATTACTGGTCGTCAGTTGGAGCATTGGCATACCGGTAGTATGACGCGCCGTGCAACCATACTGGATGCAATCGAGCCCATGGCAACTGTCTCAATGCATGGGGAAGATATGACCCAGTTAGGCGTTTCTGCTGGTGATGTCATTACTGTGCAATCACGTCGTGGCGAAGTTGGTATCCATGTACGTAGAGATGATGGTACGCCAAGGGGTGTGATCTTCATACCATTTGCTTACTATGAAGCTGCGGCAAATTTGATTACCAATTCTGCATTAGATCCATTTGGCAAAATCCCAGAATTTAAATATTGTGCAGTCAAGCTCTCTAAGGGCGGTGAAGTTGCCAAGATTATGGGCTACGGCACTAATGCACCAAATGGACCAGAGTTAACCGTCAATATCTAA
- the pgi gene encoding glucose-6-phosphate isomerase encodes MSSKPDSNNVHSAQNLHGSIPNGAHTAVDVVLDTAYQGIDSNNWSDLFKLARKSELPEFIADMFAGKHINQSEDRPALHSALRNLSKSPVILDGQDVMPAVTDVWRRIEALCNKWVGVTDVIHIGIGGSDFGPRLAIEALAHVPDIESRGMRMHFLANIDTAELARILDRAQPNSTRVIIVSKSFTTLETTMNAKAVVAWLKDNNCTKGQIAKALFAVTANVPAAKEFGIADDHIFPFWDWVGGRYSVWSAVGLPIALQYGFKTFEEFLAGAHAMDLHFKNAPLENNLPVIMALALLYQQEKHGIKAYAAIPYADALDWFPKWLQQLDMESNGKSVGKDGKPVKYSSPVVFGSAGSNAQHSYFQLFHQGPEIIPIDFIAVRKPMSARPESLAHHRILLSNCLAQAQALAHGKTDSNPNNVYPGKRPSNLLLLPELNAFYLGALLALYENRAGTLGALWNINSFDQPGVEYGKVLAKPIEKALASGSDQVVANESVDAITAERINFLNSNS; translated from the coding sequence ATGTCTTCAAAGCCAGATTCGAACAACGTGCACAGTGCTCAAAACCTCCACGGCAGCATACCGAATGGAGCGCACACTGCAGTCGATGTTGTTTTAGATACGGCCTATCAAGGGATTGATTCTAATAATTGGTCTGATCTATTTAAGCTAGCGCGTAAGTCTGAGCTTCCAGAATTTATCGCTGATATGTTCGCTGGCAAGCATATCAACCAAAGCGAAGATCGCCCCGCTCTGCATTCAGCACTGCGCAACCTTTCAAAATCGCCAGTTATCTTAGACGGACAAGATGTCATGCCTGCCGTGACGGATGTTTGGCGAAGGATTGAAGCGCTCTGCAATAAATGGGTTGGTGTTACCGATGTTATTCACATTGGTATTGGTGGTTCAGACTTTGGACCACGCTTGGCCATTGAAGCACTAGCCCATGTGCCCGACATTGAGAGTCGTGGCATGCGGATGCATTTTCTAGCCAATATTGATACCGCTGAATTAGCCCGAATTCTGGATCGCGCACAACCCAATAGCACTCGCGTGATTATTGTTTCAAAGTCCTTTACGACCCTAGAGACCACCATGAATGCCAAGGCAGTAGTCGCTTGGTTGAAAGATAACAACTGCACGAAAGGTCAGATTGCTAAAGCCTTATTTGCGGTAACTGCTAATGTACCAGCTGCCAAAGAGTTTGGCATAGCGGATGATCATATCTTTCCATTCTGGGATTGGGTTGGCGGCCGTTACTCTGTTTGGTCAGCAGTAGGCTTACCCATTGCCTTGCAATATGGCTTTAAGACCTTTGAGGAATTTTTGGCTGGTGCCCATGCAATGGATTTGCATTTTAAGAATGCACCACTAGAAAATAATCTACCCGTCATCATGGCGCTAGCTTTACTGTATCAACAAGAAAAGCATGGTATTAAAGCGTATGCCGCCATTCCCTATGCAGATGCTTTAGATTGGTTTCCGAAATGGTTGCAACAACTGGACATGGAAAGCAATGGCAAGAGTGTTGGTAAAGACGGTAAGCCAGTGAAATATTCTTCACCAGTAGTATTTGGTAGTGCGGGCAGCAATGCGCAACACTCCTACTTCCAGCTATTCCACCAAGGCCCTGAAATCATTCCGATTGATTTTATTGCTGTGCGCAAACCCATGAGCGCTCGACCTGAGTCCTTAGCGCATCATCGTATTTTGTTATCGAACTGCCTAGCGCAGGCCCAGGCTTTAGCGCACGGCAAGACTGATAGCAATCCAAATAATGTTTATCCAGGTAAGCGCCCAAGCAACTTATTGCTATTGCCTGAACTCAATGCTTTCTATTTAGGTGCATTACTAGCCTTGTACGAGAACCGTGCTGGTACTTTGGGTGCGCTCTGGAATATCAATAGCTTTGATCAACCTGGTGTTGAGTATGGGAAGGTGTTGGCAAAACCAATTGAAAAAGCATTAGCGAGTGGCTCAGACCAAGTTGTTGCCAATGAGAGTGTGGATGCTATCACTGCCGAGCGCATTAATTTCCTGAATTCAAATTCTTAA
- the nadC gene encoding carboxylating nicotinate-nucleotide diphosphorylase, translating into MFDTNETLEQARQRNIQDALMEDIGKGDWTAKLVPNKTVQAQLIVRQEAVLCGVDWFEGTLKKLDPNAKVTWHYIEGDLMKPDTKVCDIEADSQALLSAERTCINFLQTLSWTASITRQHVDAIAGASPNPKGCTVLDTRKTIPGLRQAQKYAVRLGGGQNQRLALWHGILIKENHIAAAGSITAALKNAQALNAGVEIQIEVENLAELEEALAAGAKSILIDNFNTDQMKQAVALTDGRALLEASGGINLDQMRAIAATGVDRISLGKLTKDVNAIDFSMRIL; encoded by the coding sequence ATGTTTGATACCAACGAAACCTTAGAGCAAGCTCGCCAACGCAATATTCAGGATGCGCTCATGGAAGATATTGGCAAGGGCGATTGGACTGCCAAGTTAGTTCCCAATAAAACAGTGCAGGCACAACTAATTGTTCGCCAAGAAGCAGTGCTCTGCGGTGTAGATTGGTTTGAAGGCACGCTCAAGAAACTCGATCCCAATGCAAAGGTAACTTGGCATTATATCGAAGGGGACTTGATGAAGCCTGATACTAAGGTATGCGATATAGAAGCTGATTCTCAAGCCCTTCTGTCTGCTGAGCGTACTTGCATTAACTTCTTGCAAACCTTATCTTGGACTGCCAGTATTACTCGTCAACACGTTGATGCGATTGCCGGGGCCAGCCCTAATCCAAAAGGCTGTACTGTATTGGATACCCGCAAAACAATTCCTGGTTTACGTCAGGCGCAGAAGTATGCGGTTCGTTTAGGCGGGGGCCAAAATCAACGACTCGCACTATGGCACGGCATCCTCATTAAAGAGAATCACATCGCTGCTGCAGGTAGTATTACTGCAGCCTTAAAGAATGCCCAAGCACTCAATGCTGGAGTCGAGATTCAGATTGAAGTAGAAAACTTGGCCGAATTGGAAGAAGCTTTGGCTGCTGGTGCCAAGAGTATCTTGATTGATAACTTCAATACCGATCAAATGAAACAAGCTGTCGCTTTAACGGATGGTCGCGCCTTACTAGAGGCTTCTGGTGGGATTAATTTAGATCAGATGCGCGCGATTGCTGCTACTGGTGTGGATCGCATCTCACTAGGCAAGCTAACCAAGGATGTGAATGCCATAGATTTCTCGATGAGAATTTTGTAG
- the nadA gene encoding quinolinate synthase NadA, which produces MNSTVNAPIAFDYPQQDAAGVTCTAQAWAKVPPYLAAPEKATVIARIKQLLIEKDAALIAHYYVDGDIQDLALETGGFVADSLEMARFGMNHPAKNLIVAGVRFMGESAKILSPEKRVFMPDLDATCSLDLGCDANDFAKFRADHPDRVVVVYANTSAAVKAQADWMVTSSCALAIVHQLKVEGKKILWAPDRHLGRYIQEQTGADMLLWNGACIVHDEFKAAELEILKAAHPNAMILVHPESPQAVVDLADVVGSTSAMIKAVVEGTASEYIVATDKGILHRMRQLAPNKKLIEAPTAGNSATCKSCAHCPWMAMNGLQGILDCLENTSGEIFVEEPTRTKALVCIERMLDFTKNHPDLLAKAQHGFVKNIGAA; this is translated from the coding sequence ATGAATTCAACTGTTAACGCCCCGATTGCCTTTGACTACCCTCAGCAAGATGCTGCTGGGGTTACCTGTACTGCCCAAGCATGGGCAAAGGTCCCGCCTTATTTAGCAGCCCCTGAAAAAGCAACTGTCATTGCCCGTATCAAGCAGCTCTTGATTGAAAAAGATGCTGCTCTGATTGCTCACTACTATGTTGATGGCGATATTCAAGACTTGGCTTTGGAGACTGGTGGCTTTGTAGCTGACTCTCTAGAAATGGCACGGTTTGGTATGAACCATCCTGCCAAGAATCTCATTGTTGCCGGCGTTCGTTTTATGGGTGAGTCAGCAAAGATTCTCAGCCCTGAAAAACGTGTCTTTATGCCAGACTTAGATGCAACCTGCTCCTTAGATCTTGGTTGTGATGCCAATGACTTTGCCAAATTTCGTGCAGACCATCCTGATCGAGTTGTGGTGGTGTATGCCAATACGAGTGCTGCAGTTAAAGCACAAGCGGATTGGATGGTCACTAGCTCTTGCGCCTTAGCAATCGTGCATCAACTTAAAGTTGAAGGTAAAAAAATATTATGGGCACCGGATCGACATCTCGGTAGGTATATTCAAGAACAGACTGGTGCTGATATGTTGTTATGGAATGGTGCCTGTATCGTGCATGATGAATTTAAAGCGGCTGAATTAGAAATTCTCAAAGCCGCCCATCCCAATGCCATGATCTTGGTGCATCCCGAGTCACCCCAAGCTGTGGTTGATTTGGCTGATGTTGTTGGCTCAACCTCAGCCATGATCAAAGCAGTGGTTGAAGGTACTGCAAGCGAATACATTGTGGCCACGGATAAGGGTATCTTGCATCGCATGCGCCAGTTAGCCCCTAACAAAAAATTGATTGAGGCTCCCACTGCCGGTAATAGCGCCACCTGTAAGAGTTGCGCTCACTGTCCTTGGATGGCGATGAATGGTCTTCAAGGTATTTTAGATTGCCTGGAAAATACTTCCGGCGAAATCTTTGTTGAAGAACCTACTCGAACAAAAGCTTTGGTTTGTATTGAGCGCATGCTGGACTTTACTAAAAACCACCCTGATCTTTTAGCCAAAGCACAGCATGGCTTTGTCAAGAATATTGGCGCTGCTTAG
- a CDS encoding BrnT family toxin encodes MARANEVFALSHMDQLDDRKNYGETRMITFGYLDHLPVVLVWTYRGNTRRIISLRRANEREIKKYIERLG; translated from the coding sequence ATGGCGAGAGCAAACGAAGTCTTTGCTTTGTCCCATATGGACCAGCTAGACGATAGAAAGAATTATGGGGAAACAAGGATGATCACTTTTGGCTATTTAGATCACCTTCCAGTTGTGTTGGTTTGGACGTATAGAGGTAACACCAGAAGGATCATCAGCTTAAGGAGAGCAAATGAACGTGAAATTAAAAAATATATCGAAAGATTGGGTTGA
- the nadB gene encoding L-aspartate oxidase, translating to MASSSPSPSQNQAELPVLIIGAGLAGLTVALHMAENQPVILMAKRGLSEAATAWAQGGIVGVVDKEHDSIDSHVADTIDAGAGLVVESTARYIAEESAEAIKWLVEQGVPFTEDKSGPMGLHLTREGGHSHRRIAHAADATGKAIHEVLLDKARAHKNIRILEHWIALDLITNRQLDAKTQRSKPNRCYGVYALDIQKNRVETIEAKSVVLATGGVGKVYRYTSNPDTATGDGIAMAWRAGCRVGNMEFIQFHPTCLYHPSDRTFLITEAMRGEGGLLKLPDGTRFMPAHDERNELAPRDIVARAIDFEMKKHGLDYVHLDATHLGEAFIKEHFPMIYARCLSLGLDITKKPIPVVPAAHYTCGGVVTDLKGRTDLPGLYAVGEATYTGLHGANRLASNSLLECVVIGKAAAEDISNLKTPVMPHLPLWDESQVEDADEQVVIAHNWDELRSLMWNYVGIVRTNRRLERALHRIKLLRYEVQEYYANFKVTRDLIELRNLLECAELIVRSALMRRESRGLHYSRDYPGTWAVSYPTILTPQAEGSSENSET from the coding sequence ATGGCAAGTTCATCACCATCACCCTCCCAAAACCAAGCTGAGTTACCAGTTCTCATTATTGGGGCAGGATTAGCCGGATTAACCGTTGCTCTGCATATGGCTGAGAACCAGCCAGTCATCTTGATGGCCAAACGGGGCTTGAGTGAAGCTGCTACTGCTTGGGCCCAAGGTGGCATTGTTGGCGTGGTGGATAAAGAGCATGACAGTATTGACTCTCATGTGGCCGACACTATAGATGCCGGTGCTGGACTGGTAGTGGAGTCAACTGCTCGCTACATCGCCGAAGAGAGTGCTGAAGCCATTAAATGGTTAGTGGAGCAAGGCGTTCCCTTTACCGAAGATAAGTCTGGTCCCATGGGTTTGCATCTCACTCGTGAAGGTGGCCATAGTCATCGCCGGATCGCGCATGCTGCTGATGCAACTGGAAAGGCAATTCATGAAGTGTTGCTGGATAAAGCAAGAGCCCATAAAAATATCCGAATTTTGGAACATTGGATTGCACTCGATCTCATTACCAATCGTCAACTAGATGCTAAGACACAGCGTAGCAAGCCAAATCGGTGTTATGGCGTATATGCCTTAGATATTCAAAAGAATCGTGTTGAAACAATTGAAGCCAAGTCAGTAGTCTTAGCTACCGGTGGTGTTGGCAAAGTCTATCGCTACACTAGTAATCCTGATACTGCCACTGGCGATGGTATTGCCATGGCTTGGCGTGCAGGTTGCCGTGTTGGCAATATGGAATTTATTCAATTTCATCCTACCTGTTTGTATCACCCCAGTGATCGTACCTTCCTCATTACTGAAGCAATGCGTGGTGAGGGTGGCTTATTGAAACTGCCCGATGGCACTCGTTTTATGCCAGCCCATGATGAGCGCAATGAATTAGCTCCCCGCGATATCGTAGCGCGTGCCATCGACTTTGAAATGAAGAAGCATGGTCTTGATTATGTTCATTTAGATGCGACTCATCTTGGCGAAGCATTTATTAAAGAGCATTTCCCAATGATTTACGCGCGTTGCTTAAGTCTTGGCTTGGATATCACCAAAAAGCCAATACCGGTTGTACCTGCAGCGCATTACACCTGTGGTGGCGTCGTAACCGATCTTAAGGGCCGCACTGATTTACCAGGCCTATATGCAGTTGGTGAAGCAACTTATACTGGTTTACATGGTGCTAATCGCTTAGCAAGTAACTCACTTCTCGAGTGCGTGGTGATTGGTAAAGCTGCAGCAGAGGATATCTCGAATCTAAAGACTCCAGTAATGCCACATCTTCCTCTTTGGGATGAGAGTCAGGTAGAAGATGCTGATGAGCAGGTGGTGATCGCCCATAACTGGGATGAATTACGTTCTTTGATGTGGAACTACGTTGGCATTGTGAGAACCAATCGCCGATTAGAGCGCGCGCTCCACCGAATTAAACTTCTCAGATATGAAGTGCAAGAGTATTACGCCAACTTTAAAGTGACGCGAGATCTGATTGAATTGCGGAACTTACTGGAGTGTGCTGAACTCATTGTCAGATCAGCACTCATGCGCAGAGAAAGTAGGGGATTGCATTACAGCCGCGATTACCCAGGTACTTGGGCGGTCTCATATCCAACGATTTTGACCCCTCAAGCTGAGGGTAGCTCAGAAAATTCTGAGACCTAA